Genomic DNA from Drosophila gunungcola strain Sukarami unplaced genomic scaffold, Dgunungcola_SK_2 000095F, whole genome shotgun sequence:
AACAACAGTTGCAGCAacagctgcaacagcaacagcaactgcagcagcagctacagCAGCAATTGGTGCCACCAGCTCCACCGCAACCTGCGCCACCGCCTCCGCCCAAACCAAAGATAGTCAATACATTTACGGAAATTCCTGGCACCACGGGTGTGGGAAGCTCGTATgccaaggagcagcagcagcagcagcaactgttggccctgcagcagcagcagcaacagcaattgcTGGCCctacagcaacagcagcagcagcaacaaaggGAGCTGCATCCACCCACCACGCATATACTGCCACCCTCGGCTGTTTACAGTATCGAGAGCAGCGAGGTGTTGCCCACAGCTGCGCCGCGagtgcaacagcagcagcgttCGCTAAATCCCGCCTCCATTGTGAACCAGCCGCTGCCCGAAATTCCCACcaatcagcaacagcaacaatcgAAGATCTCCGCTCAGCCGCTGTGCGCTGCCAGTTTGGGCCAGTACCGCTCGTTGCAGCGTCCGCAAGCGCAGAAATTGCAGGCCGTAGCCacgcagccgcagcagcagcagcaaccgcCAACGCTGCCGCCCAAGAACAGGCACAAAACGGGCAGCAATCGCGACAACAGCAATGCCAATCATATGCAGACGTTGCCGCCAAAGTCGGCTAGCTtgaggcagcagcaacagcaggagcGGGACAGAGACCGCGAGAGGGAGAGGGAAAGAGAGCGGGAGCGTCCCCGGCGGGCGGAAACTTTGGACAATGCCCGCAGTTACAtagagcaacagcagcagcagcagcaacagtatCCCAGCCAGTTGATAACCGGCAGCAACATTAAGAAGCAGCACTCCTACGACAGCAGctaccaccagcagcagcagcaacagcagcaattgGCCTTCTACCA
This window encodes:
- the LOC128265106 gene encoding vacuolar protein-sorting-associated protein 36, whose amino-acid sequence is QLQQQLQQQQQLQQQLQQQLVPPAPPQPAPPPPPKPKIVNTFTEIPGTTGVGSSYAKEQQQQQQLLALQQQQQQQLLALQQQQQQQQRELHPPTTHILPPSAVYSIESSEVLPTAAPRVQQQQRSLNPASIVNQPLPEIPTNQQQQQSKISAQPLCAASLGQYRSLQRPQAQKLQAVATQPQQQQQPPTLPPKNRHKTGSNRDNSNANHMQTLPPKSASLRQQQQQERDRDRERERERERERPRRAETLDNARSYIEQQQQQQQQYPSQLITGSNIKKQHSYDSSYHQQQQQQQQLAFYQRQHNNNFSTKQQQQLLLEQQQQQQQALFFRSLKRGERGGGGGGGGGAAAATTSNHSDLYSVTEL